Proteins found in one Cyprinus carpio isolate SPL01 chromosome B10, ASM1834038v1, whole genome shotgun sequence genomic segment:
- the LOC109088144 gene encoding hormonally up-regulated neu tumor-associated kinase homolog A-like, whose amino-acid sequence MPDAGTDMGTDSGRILGVKAPLAPAGTDNTPPSSLSSGLQADILRNFYHTKSVGNYLIGRKLGEGSFAKVREGLHAITGEKVAVKVIDKKKAKKDSYVTKNLRREGHIQQMIRHPNITQLLDILETDNSYYLVMELCPGGNLMNHIYEKKRLEEREAQKYVRQLVMAVEHLHRAGVVHRDLKIENLLLDEQDNIKLIDFGLSNCAGILGYSDPFSTQCGSPAYAAPELLSRKKYGPKVDVWSIGVNMYAMLAGTLPFTVEPFSLKALHQRMVDKDMNPLPPSISSAATSLLKKLLEPDPNKRPNIHQVMADPWLQLGNPHTGVPYLNRIHIKEINHTVLLHMTEKMGYKHSEVLSAVLTNKACHTLTVYFLLNNKMKRLSKEYREKQYNMEKEKKSELFQTQWRKHVEKITIPPKQTPAYLAVNKGPTKEKKQRNGLLKAVTGGFKDVYSGRDGCITSSSLEYMEIHPLYPTPQSTPTHPTPETQPDQKDRSKDSPKAVNVPARPPSSLGAHSWASASKEPSKDTPPSPWYKLTNGELSPPRHVSAFQPDSSYLKKATIPSIPVLIVKPQPKKASEWMSYSVSNGSPPSSVGKDEPDSPPVLKPQPKKSPPASEWSSSSESSGSLPSSKGSDKPDSPQHRIKFPSMGIGQILKKKVSPFRIQLSFKPERVVEVESPTPYHMQTLICATGALKTLC is encoded by the exons ATGCCCGATGCAGGAACAGACATGGGGACGGACAGCGGGAGGATTTTGGGAGTCAAAGCTCCTCTGGCTCCCGCGGGAACAGACAACACCCCTCCTTCGTCTCTGAGCAGCGGTCTTCAAGCTGACATCCTCCGAAACTTTTACCACACGAAAAGTGTTGGGAATTATCTGATCGGGAGGAAGCTGGGAGAGGGCTCGTTCGCCAAAGTGCGAGAGGGGCTTCACGCGATCACCGGCGAGAAG GTGGCAGTGAAAGTGATTGACAAGAAGAAGGCCAAAAAGGACTCGTATGTCACAAAGAACCTGCGTCGTGAAGGACATATTCAGCAGATGATCCGGCACCCCAACATCACCCAACTGCTGGACATCCTGGAGACAGATAACAGCTACTATCTGGTCATGGAGCTCTGCCCCGGTGGAAACCTCATGAACCATATTTATGAGAAGAAAAGGCTGGAAGAAAGAGAAGCCCAGAAATATGTACGCCAGCTAGTCATGGCGGTGGAGCACCTGCACAGGGCAGGAGTTGTTCACAG AGACTTAAAGATTGAAAATCTCCTCCTTGATGAACAAGACAACATAAAGCTGATCG ATTTTGGACTTAGTAACTGTGCAGGCATTCTGGGATACTCTGATCCCTTCAGCACACAGTGTGGCAGCCCAGCATACGCCGCCCCTGAgcttctctcaagaaagaaataCGGGCCCAAAGTGGATGTCTGGTCAAT AGGGGTGAACATGTATGCTATGCTGGCCGGTACCCTACCGTTCACCGTGGAGCCATTTAGCCTGAAAGCACTGCATCAGAGGATGGTGGACAAGGATATGAACCCTCTACCTCCATCTATCTCTTCAG CTGCCACCAGTCTGCTGAAAAAACTTCTCGAGCCTGACCCCAACAAGAGACCCAACATCCACCAAGTGATGGCAGACCCATGGCTGCAGTTGGGAAACCCTCACACTGGAGTTCCTTACTTAAATAG GATCCACATTAAGGAGATCAACCACACAGTTCTGCTCCACATGACAGAGAAAATGGGCTACAAACACAGTGAGGTTCTGAGCGCAGTGCTCACTAACAAAGCTTGCCACACGCTGACTGTGTACTTCCTCCTCAACAACAAGATGAAGAGACTCTCAAAAGAGTACAGG GAGAAACAGTACAACATGGAGAAGGAGAAAAAGAGCGAGCTGTTCCAGACTCAGTGGAGGAAACATGTTGAGAAGATTACGATTCCACCCAAGCAGACGCCTGCGTATCTCGCTGTGAACAAAGGTCCCACCAAAGAGAAGAAACAGAGAAATG GTCTTCTGAAAGCTGTGACTGGaggttttaaagatgtttactcAGGACGTGATGGTTGCATCACCTCATCCTCTCTGGAGTACATGGAGATCCACCCCCTGTACCCAACCCCACAGTCGACCCCAACCCATCCTACACCCGAGACCCAGCCGGACCAGAAAGACAGATCCAAAGATTCCCCAAAAGCTGTCAACGTCCCCGCTCGCCCACCTTCCTCCCTCGGCGCTCATTCCTGGGCTTCCGCAAGCAAGGAACCCAGCAAAGACACTCCTCCATCACCATGGTACAAGCTGACCAACGGAGAGCTCTCTCCACCTCGACACGTGTCTGCTTTTCAGCCCGATAGCTCGTACTTGAAGAAGGCCACGATCCCAAGCATTCCTGTTCTCATCGTCAAACCTCAACCCAAGAAAGCTTCAGAGTGGATGAGCTACTCCGTGTCAAACGGTAGCCCACCTAGCAGCGTGGGTAAAGATGAACCCGACAGCCCACCGGTTCTCAAACCTCAACCCAAGAAAAGTCCTCCCGCTTCAGAGTGGTCAAGCTCCTCAGAGTCAAGCGGTAGCCTGCCTAGCAGCAAGGGTAGCGATAAACCAGACAGCCCTCAGCACCGCATCAAGTTCCCTTCCATGGGCATCGGGcagattttaaagaaaaaggtGTCGCCCTTCAGGATTCAGCTGTCGTTCAAGCCAGAGCGTGTGGTGGAAGTGGAGTCTCCAACTCCCTACCATATGCAAACTCTGATCTGTGCCACAGGGGCTCTCAAAACCCTGTGCTGA